One part of the Tenacibaculum sp. 190130A14a genome encodes these proteins:
- a CDS encoding MerC domain-containing protein: MKIKNNTIDIIAFTSSIICAIHCAVIPIVLSFSSLGSLHFLENPYIEWTFIALGILFVFMSLWPSYKTNHHQVKPLLFALAGFFLIGIGRFEFTELWEVINTVIGASLVSVAHYFNWKMAKSIEKHKH; encoded by the coding sequence ATGAAAATAAAAAACAATACTATAGACATTATAGCATTTACAAGTTCTATCATTTGCGCAATACATTGTGCGGTAATACCAATTGTGTTATCATTCTCTTCATTAGGTAGCTTACATTTTTTAGAGAATCCATATATAGAATGGACTTTTATAGCACTAGGAATACTCTTTGTTTTTATGTCGTTATGGCCAAGCTATAAAACGAATCACCATCAAGTAAAACCTTTATTATTTGCTCTGGCAGGATTTTTTTTAATAGGAATTGGAAGGTTCGAATTTACAGAACTATGGGAAGTTATTAACACTGTTATTGGTGCTTCCTTAGTATCAGTAGCACATTATTTTAATTGGAAAATGGCTAAATCTATAGAGAAGCACAAACATTAA
- a CDS encoding S41 family peptidase, with amino-acid sequence MKCLKNLLVLFFIFLPLSHFAQSKNDIIKSIKKLMMENYIFLEKAKETNKHLDQLMLTNYFDKYTTPRDFARALSKEMQKITKDKHLNIAPPRTRRRRQNNMDFMSRHLSNLVRFRSRGFGRIDVLEGNVGYVELKGFRREDIPKVDDIMNYLSTTDAIIIDLRQNGGGNGLGRYWSSYFLKEHTHLSGTYERRTDSRTEIKTIAVKGRQRLDMPIYILTSNRTFSAAEAFSYDLQSRNRAIIVGETTGGGAHPVNYMRLPKGYGIIMPYARSISPVTKSNWEGVGVIPDVKTTKEEALNRALLLAKEAAKKYREHPFKTLKSILEKEQISENDELEVYKLFQLLLNRKHLEDFVINDLGYSYLDRKKIATADIIFKLNLKLFPKSPNSHDSYASVLALQGNKKEALKHYQKAVLLAKEQNDRRLNMYKANLLKLKGEK; translated from the coding sequence ATGAAATGTTTGAAAAACTTACTTGTGTTATTTTTTATTTTTTTACCATTATCTCATTTTGCTCAATCAAAAAATGACATTATAAAAAGTATTAAAAAGCTGATGATGGAGAATTATATTTTTCTTGAGAAGGCTAAAGAAACGAATAAGCATTTAGATCAATTGATGTTAACCAATTACTTTGATAAATATACCACTCCAAGAGACTTTGCAAGGGCACTATCTAAGGAAATGCAAAAAATAACAAAAGATAAACATCTTAATATTGCACCTCCAAGAACTCGAAGAAGAAGACAAAATAATATGGATTTTATGTCACGTCATCTAAGTAATTTAGTGAGATTTCGTTCACGAGGGTTTGGAAGAATAGATGTATTGGAAGGGAATGTAGGCTATGTTGAATTGAAAGGTTTTAGGAGAGAAGATATTCCGAAAGTTGATGATATTATGAACTATTTATCAACTACAGATGCCATTATTATTGACTTAAGACAAAATGGTGGAGGAAACGGACTTGGGAGATATTGGAGTAGTTATTTCTTAAAAGAGCATACACATTTATCGGGAACTTATGAACGAAGAACCGATTCAAGAACAGAAATAAAAACGATTGCAGTTAAGGGTAGACAACGTTTAGACATGCCAATATATATCTTAACGAGTAATCGTACTTTTTCTGCAGCAGAAGCTTTTTCCTACGATTTACAAAGTAGAAATAGAGCTATAATTGTTGGAGAAACAACTGGAGGAGGAGCACACCCTGTAAATTACATGAGACTTCCTAAAGGATATGGTATTATTATGCCTTATGCCAGATCTATAAGTCCTGTAACTAAATCTAACTGGGAAGGAGTAGGAGTAATACCTGATGTTAAAACAACAAAGGAGGAAGCATTAAATAGAGCGTTACTATTAGCAAAAGAAGCAGCAAAGAAATATAGAGAACATCCTTTTAAAACACTCAAATCGATTTTAGAAAAAGAGCAAATTTCTGAGAATGATGAACTTGAAGTTTATAAGTTGTTTCAATTGTTACTGAATAGAAAACATTTAGAAGATTTTGTTATCAATGATTTAGGATATTCCTATCTAGATCGAAAGAAAATAGCAACAGCCGATATAATTTTTAAATTGAATTTAAAACTCTTTCCTAAATCTCCAAATTCACATGATAGTTATGCTTCAGTATTAGCGTTACAAGGAAATAAAAAAGAGGCTTTAAAACACTACCAAAAGGCCGTTTTACTTGCTAAAGAACAAAACGATAGAAGACTGAATATGTACAAAGCCAATTTATTGAAACTTAAAGGAGAGAAATAA
- a CDS encoding alpha-keto acid decarboxylase family protein — protein sequence MKEDTFTVADYLLTRLQQLDVTELFQIPGDYVKNFTQALEKFDGIETIGTSNELDASYAADAYGRTRGLAAVSLQYGVSTFSALNAVAGAYVESSPIVVISATPGSNDRQIGDMYDVLYHHSTGNLKADQEIYNHVTVASETLSTSVGAAKKIDKLLVAAITHKKPVYIAAYSEVWGEPCKRPSKKKLQPKIKKSKPDALLNAVDQAWTQITAAKQPMIFAGVEVLRHGLSDLLQKIIDASGFVYTTTSLGKTVLDEQGDKFIGTYSDAASIENVTNYVKESDCFLCLGTLITDDYLWFVENKFSDMVLATTTTIRAGYYNYEQVTMEDFMEALLERFEKDKAYPLNNKAPKQPKYPEPWTSSSDPKYNGKPEVITYNRFFQHAVKHIEKNNLWDDINLTFGVSSAMYVATNIYGMKQNSFISSAAWQCIGYETGAALGAQLGSKKQSWTIAGDGGFMMICQSLSTLAKYDVNSVIFVMSNQVYAIEQVFVDVDAFCPNGKFDEFDYLPKWDYMALAKAYGANGYQASTIKELNHVLDTITTTKTNKPTLVEIVIPEKDLAGQMKNLTPQKMNCN from the coding sequence ATGAAAGAGGATACGTTCACAGTAGCGGATTACCTATTAACTCGTTTACAGCAATTAGACGTTACCGAGTTATTTCAAATCCCCGGAGATTACGTTAAAAACTTTACCCAGGCTTTAGAAAAGTTCGATGGTATTGAAACTATTGGAACTTCCAATGAGTTAGATGCTTCTTATGCTGCAGACGCCTATGGTCGAACGAGAGGATTAGCGGCCGTTTCTTTACAATATGGTGTAAGTACATTTAGTGCCTTAAATGCCGTGGCTGGTGCTTATGTAGAGTCAAGTCCCATAGTAGTTATTAGTGCTACTCCAGGATCTAATGATCGTCAAATTGGCGATATGTATGATGTTTTATATCATCATTCAACAGGTAATCTTAAAGCCGATCAAGAAATATACAATCATGTTACTGTTGCTTCAGAAACTTTGAGTACATCAGTTGGAGCAGCAAAAAAAATAGACAAACTTTTAGTCGCTGCTATCACACACAAAAAACCCGTATACATCGCTGCTTATAGTGAAGTTTGGGGTGAACCTTGTAAACGACCTTCAAAGAAGAAATTACAACCAAAAATTAAAAAAAGTAAACCTGATGCACTTTTAAATGCAGTAGATCAAGCATGGACACAAATAACTGCCGCCAAACAGCCAATGATATTTGCAGGTGTTGAGGTTTTAAGACATGGATTATCAGATTTACTTCAAAAAATTATAGATGCAAGCGGATTTGTATATACAACCACATCACTAGGTAAAACAGTATTAGATGAACAAGGAGACAAATTTATAGGAACCTATTCTGATGCAGCTTCTATAGAAAACGTAACAAATTATGTAAAAGAATCTGATTGCTTTTTATGCCTAGGTACATTAATTACAGATGATTACTTATGGTTTGTAGAAAATAAGTTTTCAGATATGGTATTGGCTACTACTACAACCATTAGAGCTGGATACTATAATTACGAACAGGTTACTATGGAAGATTTTATGGAAGCTTTGCTAGAACGTTTTGAAAAGGATAAAGCATATCCATTAAACAATAAAGCTCCAAAGCAACCAAAATATCCAGAACCTTGGACTTCTTCGTCGGATCCTAAATACAATGGAAAACCAGAGGTTATTACCTATAACCGTTTCTTTCAACATGCAGTGAAGCATATAGAAAAGAACAATCTATGGGACGATATTAATTTAACTTTTGGAGTGAGTTCAGCCATGTATGTAGCCACCAATATTTACGGAATGAAACAAAATAGCTTTATAAGCTCTGCTGCTTGGCAATGTATAGGTTATGAAACTGGTGCTGCTTTAGGAGCTCAATTAGGAAGTAAAAAACAATCATGGACAATAGCTGGAGATGGCGGATTTATGATGATTTGCCAATCACTTTCAACCTTGGCAAAATACGATGTAAATAGTGTCATTTTCGTGATGAGCAATCAGGTTTACGCTATCGAACAAGTGTTTGTTGATGTAGATGCCTTTTGTCCGAATGGAAAATTTGATGAATTTGATTACTTACCAAAATGGGACTATATGGCCTTAGCAAAGGCGTATGGTGCTAATGGGTATCAAGCTAGTACCATCAAAGAGCTCAATCATGTATTAGACACTATTACTACTACAAAAACCAACAAACCTACTTTAGTTGAGATCGTTATTCCTGAAAAAGATTTGGCAGGACAAATGAAAAACTTAACGCCACAAAAAATGAACTGTAACTAA
- a CDS encoding sensor histidine kinase, protein MKKIRNILFFKQDKKVVFKIVFWGIMLLYYISSRWPLEKDKVFLFEKMFLLVVVQILLTYGVVRWVIPKVVSKKHKLSSILGFVFLVYLCYILYTAMRCYYLLPKYPEVFRFRPPLIFQERITNGFSFLNNIPSLVFPTVILIIINYYRQQKEIISLKEQKRSSQLEALKNQLNPHFLFNTLNSLYALSLKKSDKSPEVIERLSDILDYILYKCKDNYVSIQGEITLLENYIALEQIRYGKRLHITFNHAVEKDVKIAPLLLLTLTENAFKHGVEEEINKAIIKINLTTIEKEICFTIENSIPTIVSDVGQNDARESIGLENIKKQLNLLYPSQDYTFNFIESNNVFKVTLKLQSK, encoded by the coding sequence ATGAAGAAAATCAGGAACATACTATTTTTCAAACAAGATAAAAAGGTTGTTTTCAAAATTGTTTTTTGGGGGATAATGCTGTTGTATTATATAAGTTCTAGATGGCCATTAGAAAAGGACAAAGTTTTCTTATTTGAAAAAATGTTTCTTTTGGTAGTAGTTCAAATTCTACTTACTTATGGTGTGGTGCGTTGGGTAATTCCGAAAGTAGTATCAAAAAAACATAAATTGTCATCTATTCTTGGTTTTGTATTTCTTGTGTATCTCTGTTATATACTGTATACCGCGATGAGATGCTATTACTTATTACCAAAATACCCTGAGGTATTTCGTTTTAGACCACCTTTAATTTTTCAAGAAAGAATTACAAACGGATTTTCTTTTTTAAATAATATACCATCACTTGTTTTTCCAACAGTTATTTTAATTATTATTAATTATTATCGTCAGCAAAAAGAAATCATAAGTTTAAAGGAACAGAAAAGATCCTCACAATTAGAAGCGTTAAAAAACCAATTAAATCCACATTTTCTATTTAATACACTGAATAGTTTATATGCCTTGTCTTTAAAAAAATCAGATAAATCTCCTGAGGTAATAGAAAGACTTTCTGATATTTTAGATTATATTTTATACAAGTGTAAAGATAACTATGTGAGTATACAGGGCGAAATAACGCTATTAGAAAATTATATAGCTTTAGAACAAATAAGATATGGAAAAAGGTTGCATATTACATTTAATCATGCTGTTGAAAAGGATGTAAAAATAGCACCGCTATTGTTGTTAACCCTTACCGAAAATGCTTTTAAACATGGAGTAGAAGAAGAGATTAATAAAGCCATTATAAAAATAAACTTGACAACTATAGAAAAAGAAATTTGTTTTACTATTGAAAATAGTATTCCGACGATTGTTTCTGATGTTGGCCAAAATGATGCACGAGAATCTATAGGATTAGAAAACATAAAAAAACAATTAAACCTTTTGTATCCTTCTCAGGATTACACGTTTAATTTTATTGAAAGCAATAATGTTTTTAAAGTAACATTAAAACTCCAATCAAAATGA
- a CDS encoding LytTR family DNA-binding domain-containing protein: MTYKCLIVDDEELGRELIESHLSQLNDFELVASCDSALEAHQVLKNNEVDLIFLDIKMPVLKGTDFFKSLSKKPKVIFTTAYREYAIEGFELNATDYLLKPISFSRFFKAVERFIENAKPLKKERFMYVQSNKKNIKVQFDEILYIESIKDYIRIHLEKEKLIIKHGLSAFLKKLDNRFIRVHRSYVVNNEKVTAFTKKDIEIGAIEIVIGEYYKEEVLKKLKE; this comes from the coding sequence ATGACATATAAATGCTTAATTGTTGATGATGAAGAATTAGGAAGAGAACTGATAGAAAGTCATTTATCTCAATTAAATGACTTTGAGCTAGTTGCCTCTTGCGATTCTGCCCTTGAAGCTCATCAAGTGCTAAAGAATAATGAAGTAGATTTGATTTTTTTAGATATAAAAATGCCTGTATTAAAAGGAACTGACTTTTTTAAAAGTCTCTCTAAAAAACCAAAAGTAATATTTACAACCGCTTATCGAGAGTATGCGATAGAGGGATTTGAACTTAATGCAACAGACTATTTATTAAAGCCCATTAGTTTTTCTCGTTTTTTTAAAGCAGTAGAACGTTTTATAGAAAATGCCAAACCTCTAAAGAAAGAGCGTTTTATGTATGTTCAATCAAATAAGAAAAACATTAAGGTACAATTTGATGAAATTCTTTATATAGAGAGTATAAAAGATTATATACGCATACATTTAGAGAAAGAAAAGCTTATTATAAAGCATGGATTGAGTGCTTTCTTAAAGAAGCTAGACAATCGTTTTATAAGAGTACATAGATCTTATGTTGTGAATAATGAAAAAGTAACTGCATTTACAAAAAAAGACATTGAAATTGGGGCTATTGAAATAGTTATTGGTGAATATTACAAAGAAGAAGTTCTGAAAAAACTAAAAGAATAG
- a CDS encoding peroxidase, FMP-type → MSKPQKSSVKPYIEWEEGQPTGPQFGILSKLHGTWVNWKGGPTGLHTTPMPSPGTSSETIFGVFHFKSQEYREQLKFTPVDAPVRNRAGSNEQFNAAVKYETAIIDNEDLLQHFENGMYLWLGDHEMPWSAKSPFQNPPNMFKHTSDEESVKTDGGEPVIGPGELGPQFVPPYQISRSGVIPHGTTIHITGNIAESGEGKAPHIANLWEQQYLAVSPTMGINPEKDLIAGSREKPKWTELPREEQEPGGVNSGRAYFEKIFNYDQFGAKFPYTVQPNLKLSDANEGLKFKRYDMISLDSFHNTGIQGGVINNPMIERYCRVVRMRYRMWIEEIYDEEFGGYFDQLQYEQIVDFEFQFGSDGGTTLWPHIQVNTLRREKDIPPSKRFPSITLEADQKKNEAKQQSNATICPMMRHTRD, encoded by the coding sequence ATGAGCAAGCCTCAAAAATCATCAGTAAAACCCTATATAGAATGGGAGGAAGGCCAACCTACAGGACCACAGTTTGGTATATTATCTAAATTACATGGTACTTGGGTAAATTGGAAAGGAGGTCCAACAGGATTGCATACCACACCAATGCCATCACCAGGAACTTCTTCAGAAACTATTTTTGGAGTTTTTCACTTTAAATCTCAAGAATATAGAGAACAATTAAAATTTACTCCTGTAGATGCACCTGTTCGTAACCGTGCAGGCTCTAACGAGCAATTCAATGCTGCGGTTAAGTATGAAACAGCGATTATAGATAATGAAGATTTATTGCAGCATTTTGAAAATGGAATGTACTTATGGCTAGGAGATCATGAAATGCCTTGGAGTGCTAAGAGCCCGTTTCAAAATCCGCCAAATATGTTTAAACATACATCAGATGAAGAATCGGTAAAAACAGATGGGGGAGAACCTGTAATTGGTCCAGGTGAATTAGGACCTCAGTTTGTACCACCATATCAAATATCACGTTCGGGAGTTATTCCGCATGGAACAACCATTCATATCACTGGTAATATTGCAGAATCAGGAGAAGGTAAAGCTCCGCATATTGCTAATCTTTGGGAACAACAATATTTAGCGGTATCACCAACGATGGGAATTAATCCGGAAAAAGATTTGATAGCAGGATCTCGTGAAAAACCTAAATGGACAGAGCTTCCTCGTGAAGAGCAAGAGCCAGGAGGAGTAAACAGTGGCCGTGCATACTTTGAGAAAATCTTTAATTACGATCAATTTGGAGCAAAGTTTCCATATACCGTTCAGCCTAATTTGAAGTTATCAGATGCTAATGAAGGACTAAAATTCAAAAGGTATGATATGATTTCGTTAGATTCGTTTCATAACACAGGAATTCAAGGAGGGGTTATCAATAATCCAATGATTGAGCGTTATTGTCGTGTGGTACGTATGCGCTATCGTATGTGGATAGAAGAGATCTACGATGAAGAGTTTGGAGGGTATTTTGATCAATTACAATACGAACAAATTGTAGATTTTGAATTCCAATTTGGATCTGATGGAGGAACTACGTTATGGCCACACATTCAAGTAAATACTTTACGACGTGAAAAAGATATTCCACCATCTAAACGTTTCCCGTCAATTACTTTAGAAGCTGATCAGAAAAAGAACGAGGCTAAACAACAATCAAATGCAACAATTTGCCCAATGATGAGGCATACTCGTGACTAG
- a CDS encoding TonB-dependent receptor, giving the protein MKNLLMICSILLSQQFIAQTLKGKVVSTDNIPIIEAHLLNTNDKHHTHSNQRGAFVLHHVSLGDTLVVSHINYKKIKVVVESFDPMTITLEENLVSLEEITIGKKLNALNVITAIDIQTNPVNSSQEILQKVPGLFIGQHAGGGKAEQIFLRGFDIDHGTDISITADGLPVNMVSHAHGQGYADLHFVIPETVEKIDFGKGAYYADKGNFNTAGYVNFKTKNRLKNNLLKLEIGQFDTKRLLGMFSLINNNKQSAYIASEYILTDGYFDSPQNFNRLNIFGKYTVNVSDSDKIGVMLSHFTSKWDASGQIPQRAVDSGLINRFGAIDDTEGGNTSRSNFLLTYDKILSENASIKNKVFYSKYSFELFSNFTFFLDDPINGDQIKQKETRNIFGFNSEYKQDFSSIDGSFTAGISLRNDQSFSNELSHTLNRRQTLNRIQFGDINETNFGTYASANFNYGKFTINPALRLDYFNFEYNNTLQTNYETQSQTASIVSPKLNIFYNYNEDLQLYVKTGKGFHSNDTRVVVAQNGNDILPASYGFDAGFIWKPSPKLLINTAYWYLFLEQEFVYVGDAGIVEPSGKTNRQGIDFSLRYEPIHQLYFNLDANYAHARAKDEPIGQNYIPLAPDFTLTSGLAYKGESGFYGGIQLRHIGDRPANEDNSIVAEGYTVADLNVGYTLKNVSFGLQVQNLFDVDWNETQFATESRLQGEATSTEEIHFTPGTPFFLKGSVTVNF; this is encoded by the coding sequence ATGAAAAATCTATTAATGATTTGTTCTATTCTTTTATCACAACAATTCATTGCGCAAACGCTAAAAGGAAAAGTAGTTTCTACTGATAATATTCCTATTATAGAGGCACATTTATTAAATACAAACGATAAGCATCATACACATAGTAATCAAAGAGGAGCATTTGTACTTCATCATGTTTCTTTAGGAGATACTTTAGTAGTGAGTCATATTAATTATAAAAAAATTAAAGTTGTCGTAGAGAGTTTTGATCCTATGACCATAACATTAGAAGAAAATTTAGTATCACTAGAAGAAATTACTATTGGTAAAAAATTAAACGCTTTAAATGTAATTACTGCTATTGATATTCAAACTAATCCTGTGAACTCTTCACAAGAAATTTTACAAAAAGTTCCAGGATTATTTATAGGGCAACATGCTGGTGGTGGAAAGGCGGAACAAATTTTTCTAAGAGGTTTTGATATTGATCATGGTACAGATATATCTATTACGGCTGATGGCTTACCGGTAAACATGGTATCACATGCTCACGGACAAGGATATGCAGATTTACATTTTGTAATTCCTGAAACAGTAGAGAAAATTGACTTTGGAAAAGGAGCTTATTATGCAGATAAAGGAAATTTCAATACTGCTGGATATGTTAATTTTAAAACTAAAAATAGATTAAAAAACAACCTTTTAAAACTAGAGATAGGTCAATTTGACACCAAACGTTTACTAGGAATGTTTAGTTTAATCAACAACAATAAACAAAGTGCTTATATTGCTTCAGAATATATTTTAACCGATGGCTATTTTGATAGTCCGCAAAATTTTAATCGCCTTAATATCTTTGGAAAATATACAGTTAATGTCTCAGATTCTGATAAAATAGGAGTAATGCTATCTCATTTTACAAGTAAATGGGATGCATCAGGTCAAATACCACAACGTGCAGTAGATAGTGGATTAATTAACCGTTTTGGGGCAATTGATGATACAGAAGGAGGTAATACAAGTCGTTCTAACTTTTTACTAACTTATGATAAGATACTTTCTGAAAATGCTTCTATTAAAAACAAAGTATTTTATAGTAAGTATAGCTTTGAACTCTTTTCTAATTTTACCTTCTTTTTAGATGATCCTATAAATGGTGATCAAATCAAACAAAAGGAAACTCGTAATATTTTCGGTTTTAATAGTGAATACAAGCAAGATTTTTCTTCCATAGATGGAAGTTTTACAGCTGGAATAAGCTTACGTAATGATCAAAGTTTCAGCAATGAGTTATCTCATACACTAAATCGCAGACAAACATTGAATAGAATACAATTTGGAGATATTAATGAAACTAACTTTGGTACCTATGCCAGTGCTAATTTTAACTATGGTAAGTTCACTATAAATCCAGCGTTACGTTTAGATTATTTCAATTTCGAATATAACAACACATTGCAAACGAACTACGAAACACAATCACAAACAGCAAGTATTGTTAGTCCAAAGTTGAACATTTTTTATAATTACAATGAAGACCTACAATTGTATGTAAAAACAGGAAAGGGGTTTCACTCTAACGATACTAGAGTAGTAGTAGCACAAAATGGAAATGATATTTTACCAGCCTCTTATGGTTTCGATGCGGGTTTCATTTGGAAACCTTCTCCTAAATTATTAATAAATACGGCTTATTGGTATTTATTTTTAGAGCAGGAGTTTGTGTATGTGGGAGATGCAGGAATTGTTGAGCCTAGCGGAAAAACGAATCGTCAAGGAATTGATTTTAGTCTAAGATATGAACCAATACATCAATTGTATTTTAATTTAGATGCTAACTATGCACATGCACGAGCTAAAGATGAACCAATTGGTCAAAACTATATTCCTTTAGCACCAGACTTTACCTTAACAAGTGGGTTAGCTTATAAAGGTGAATCAGGTTTTTATGGAGGAATACAATTAAGACATATTGGTGATAGGCCTGCGAATGAAGACAATTCAATTGTTGCAGAAGGGTATACCGTGGCAGACCTTAATGTAGGGTATACATTAAAAAATGTTTCTTTCGGATTACAAGTTCAAAATCTTTTTGATGTAGACTGGAATGAAACTCAATTTGCTACAGAATCTCGTTTACAAGGGGAGGCAACTAGCACAGAAGAAATTCATTTTACACCCGGTACACCATTTTTCTTAAAGGGTAGCGTAACCGTTAATTTTTAA